CTCCGGCAGCGCCGCGGTCTACCTGGAGCTCTACGGCGAGACCTTCGCCGACATGGGCATCGGCGACCACGAGGACATGTCCCCGGCGGCGGGCAAGCGCGTCTGGGAGCTGCTGGACCAGCGGGAGCCGTACGACCTGGTCGTCGCGGACGAGGTCGTGTGGTCGCTGGTGTACTGCGCCAAGCGGTGGGGCCGGCGGGCCATCCTGCTGACCGACTGGTTCTACTCCGAACTCGGGGCCCCGGAGTCCGATCACCTCCTGGACCAGGCGGGCGAGATCCTGCTGCTCGACTTCTCCGCCGCGCACCCCGGCCCGTTCGGTGTACGCACCCCGATCCAGGCGCTCGGCCCCGTGGTGGGGGAGTTCGGCGTGGACCGCGCCGCGGCGCGCTCGGCGCTCGGCTTGGCGGCCGCGGACACGATCGCCGTGCTGACCGTCGGCGGCATGACGAAGATGGCCGACAACGCGGCGATCGCGGAGCTGACCGTGCGCACCTGGCTGGCGCACGCACCGGCCGGACAGCGCCTGTTCGTGCTGGGGGAGCCGTTCTGCGAGGTCCCCGCCGAGCGGGCCGGGGACGTCGTCTGGGCCGGGTTCACCGCCGAGCCCGAGACGTACTACGCCGCGGCGGACCTGGTGGTGACCAACGCCAACGGCACCGTCACCTGCGACCTGGTGTGGAACCGGATCCCGGTGCTGGCCATGACCCACCCGGCGGTCTCCTACCCGGACTCGTTCGGGCTGCGGGTCAAGGCCATGAGCGCGGCGGGCATGACCGTGCACGCCGAGGCCACGGTCCCCACGGCCGAGCTGTGGCGGCTGATGGGCGAGGCGATGCGCAACGAACCGCGTCCGGACCCGGCGCTGGAGTGGACCACCGGCGAGCAGGTCGCCCGTCACCTGCTGGCAAGGCTGGACTTCATGCTAACCAAGGCCGCCGGCGCGGTCACCTGACCGGCGGCGCCGGCCGGGTGCGCTGGCCGAGATCCTCCAGCCAGCGTACGAGCTGCCGGTGCACCGCGTCGGCGCCGATGATCTCGTCCGGGGCGGGCCACGCCGCGGGGTGGATCAGCACCGGCCGGGTCTGCCAGCCGCCCAGCCCGCCGTGGCAGCCGACCAGCTCCTCGAACGCGGCCACCTCGTCGGTCGAGGTGTCCAGCGGGCTGTTGAGCACGATGTCGCCGACGTGCGGCAGCGTGTCGTGCCGGGCCAGGTCGGCCGCCGCGTACGGGCCGAACGCGGCCAGCGGGTCCGTGCCGTCGACCCGCCCGTCGGCGAGGTGGTGCACCCCGTCCCGGCCGAGCACGACGGCCCCGCGCGATGCCGACCGGACCATCACGAACCCGATCCCGGGATGGGCGACCAGGCCGGTGAGCAGGTTCGGGTGCCGCGCCTCGATCTCCTCCACGGTCAGCCGGCGGCGCTCCCGGGCCAGATACACCATGCCCAGGTTGCCGGACGCGACCACGACCAGGTCCACGTCCTCGGCCGGGGCGGGCTCGGCCGGTTCCTCATGCGCCTCCAGCATGCTCGACGTCAGCCTGCCGACGACCTGCCGCTCGCCGCTGATCTCGGTGAGCAGGGCGCGCACCCGGCCCCACTGCTCGTTCTCCGGCGCGCCCGCCACGTCCGCATCCTCGCCCGACATCAGCCGCCGGACCAGGGCCTCCAGGGTCAGGCCGTGGCGCTGCAGGAACGTCGCCCCCTGGCTCTGCCCGTGATCGGACAGGACCACGAAGTGGTACGGCCGGGGCGTGTCCGCCGCGACCTGCTCCAGCGTGCCCAGCACCCAGTCGATGCCGTCCAGCGAGGCCAGCGACTCGGCCCGGGTCGGCCCCGCGTGGTGGGCGATCTCGTCGTAGTCGACGAAGTCGCAGTAGATCACCGGCGCGCCTCGCATCATGTGCTCCGCGATCAGGGTCAGGTTCAGGTCGCGCAGCAGCACGTTGGTCACCCCGCGCAGCGCCACGTACGACGCGCTGCGGTGCACCCGGGGCTCGATGTCACGGGCCCGCTGCCGCCGGGCCTGGAACACCTCCTTGATCATCTCGCCGATCGTCAGCACCAGCGACCGGGTCAGCCCGAACGGGTCCACGAGGTACGTGCTGACCTCCCGGGTCGGCCCGCGCCGCGCCCCCTCGCGCGCCACGGTGCTCATGGTCAGCAGGCTGACCGGCGCGTCGCCGGAGAACACGTTGCTCAGGCTCACCCCGCCGTCGGCGAGCAGCCCCCGCCCGTCGGAGAAACCGCGCTCGACGTACTCGGCGTCCCGCGGGTGGTTGGTGACGACGAGCCGGCCGGTCTCCTTCTCCAGCCAGCGGAACGCGGGCACGTGCGCGCTCGCCCCGTGCAGCAGCCCGGCCTGGCTGGCCGGAGTCGTGGCCGGCAGCTGCGCGTGCCACTCGGCCAGCCGGTGGCTGCCCGAGCGGATCCAGCGGGTGAGCGCGGGCAGGTTGCCGGCCTGGATCGCCCAGCGGGCCAGCGGAGCCGACAGGCCGTCGATCTGGATGATCACGACCCCGGGCACGGTCGTGCGCAGCGCCTCGCGGCGGCTGCTGCGGGTGGTCCGCAGCAGGTGCGCCAGCACGGCCGAGTTGTCGCCCGCGGTGACGACCCACATTCCGGCGCTGACCAGGGCGGAGTAGATCCACGAGCCCCAGAACGCGGGCCAGAAGCCGTCCACCTCGATGTTCGGGGCGGCGGACAGGGCCAGGTAGACGAGCAGGGCCTGGGTCAGCAGCCAGCCCGCGACGACCCCCGCCCAGCCGAGCCGGGCCGCGAACGCCGCGAACAGCGGCCGCAGCAGCGCGGCGGCGACCGCGAGCAGCACCGCCGCGAGCAGCACGTCCCAGCCGGTGTGCGCCGACAGCCCCGGCGTGACGGCGATCGTGATGCCCAGCGCCGCCCAGTCGAGCAGCAGCACGGGGATCGCCAGCCGCAGCTGGCTGAGCGCGGGCCGCAGGCCGGTCACGGGTGCCACGTCAGCCCGCTGCCCGGCGCGAGCAGCGCCACCTCGGTCGGCAGCCCCCGGGCCGCGACGGCGGCGGCGAACGCGCGCGCGGGCGAACGCAGCCGGTCGGCGAAGAAGGGGCGCAGGCCGTACGGGAACAGCGTGCCCCAGTGCACGGGCACCGCGCGGCGCGGGCGCAGCAGCGCGACGGCGTCGGCGGCGCGCTCGGGGTCCAGATGGCCGGGGCCGAGGTTCGGGCCCCAGCCCCACACCGGGATCAGCGCGAGGTCCAGGTCCGGGCTCAGGCCGCGCATACCCGCGAACAGATCGGTGTCCCCGGCGAAGTACGCGACGGTCTGCCCGTCGCCGACGAGATAGCCGACCGCGGCGGCCCGGGGCCCGAACGGCTCGCGCCGCCCGTCGTGCACCGCCGGGGTCGCGGTCACCGTCACCGGCCCGACCTGATGGGACTGACCTGCCGCGAGCGTGACGACCCGCCGGAACCCGCGTTTGCGCAGGAAGCCCTCTGCTCCGTCCGGCGCGATCAGGCGCACGTCGCGCCCGAGCAGGGCCAGCGAGTGCAGGTCGCAGTGGTCGTGATGCAGGTGCGACAGCACGACCGCGTCGACCTCGGCGTAGTGGCCCACCGCCACCGGCGCGGCGTGCCGCCGCAGGAACAGCAGGCGCCCGCGCAGCACCGGGTCGGTGAGCACCCGGACGCCGCCGATCTCGAGCAGCACCGTCGAGTGACCCAGGAACACCAGCGAAGCGGACACACCAACCCCCGGCGGGCAGCGCCTGCCCTCGTATGTCGCATTGTTCCCGCAGACGCCCGGCCCGGACGGCGGTTCCGCCGGGATCGGCCGTCCGGCACGGTGTCAAGATCGCCGTCTTGTGTCAGAAAGTGCGGCTGGACCGCAGTTTCTGACCCGAAACACGGATAGTCGGCGTCGTAGCGACCGTGAGACGGTCAGTTGGTCAAGAGACGGCGCCGCCGATGACGCCGGCCGCGCGGAGCGCCGTGAGCTGCGCGGCGTCGACGCCGGATGCGCGCAGCACCTCGTCGGTGTCCTGGCCGATCTCCGGCGCCGGCCGGGGCTCCGCCGGGGGAGTGCCCAGGAAGCGGGGCGCCACGCCGGGCTCGGGCAGGCCGTCGGGGGTGCGCCGGTAGGTGCCGCGCGCCGCGTTGTGCGGATGTGACGCGGCCTCGGCGAAGTCCAGTACGGGGGTGACGCAGGCCTGAGTGCCGTCGAAGACGGCCGTCCACTCGCCACGGGTCCGGGTCGCGAAGACCGCGCCCAGGCGAGCACACATGTCCGGCCAGGCGGCACGGTCGTGCTGGCCGGTGAGCAGCGGGTCGTCGGCGAGCCCGAGCACGTCCAGCATGGCCGAGTAGAACTGCGGCTCGACGCAGCCCACGGCGAGGTGGCCGCCGTCGGCGGTCCGGTACGTCCGGTAGAACGGGGCGCCGCCGTCGAACAGGTTGGCCTCCCGGCCCTCCTGCCACAGGCCGGTGCGCAGCAGCCCGTGGATCAGGGCGAGCTGGATCGCGGTGCCGTCGGTCATCGCGGCGTCGACGACCTGGCCCCGGCCGGTCTGCCGGGCCGCCAGCAGCGCGGCGGTGATGCCCAGCGCCAGCAGCAGGCCGCCGCCGCCCATGTCGCCGACGAGGTTGAGCGGCACCGCCGGGTCGCCGTCGCGCGGGCCGATCGCCGACAGCGCGCCCGCGAGGGCGATGTAGTTGATGTCGTGCCCGGGGGTCTGCGCCAGCGGGCCGTCCTGGCCCCAGCCGGTCATCCGGCCGTACACCAGGCGCGGGTTGCGGGCCAGGCAGGCGTCGGGGCCGAGGCCGAGGCGCTCGGTGACGCCGGGCCGGAAGCCCTCGATGAGCGCGTCGGCCTCGTCGAGCAGCCGCAGCACCAGCTCCACCCCGGCCGGCCGCTTGAGGTCAACGGTGATCGAGCGGCGGCCGCGGTGCAGGATCGGGTGCATCGAGGCGCCGCCGTGCTCGGCCGGCCGGTCGACGCGGACCACGTCCGCGCCGAGGTCGGCCAGGATCATGCCGCAGAACGGGCCGGGGCCGATGCCGCCCAGCTCGACGACGCGTACTCCGGCCAGCGGTCCGGCCTTCTCGTGGGACATACCGTGGATCCTTGTCGGCTCTGCCGCGTCAGGGC
The Catellatospora sp. IY07-71 DNA segment above includes these coding regions:
- a CDS encoding phage holin family protein, whose product is MTGLRPALSQLRLAIPVLLLDWAALGITIAVTPGLSAHTGWDVLLAAVLLAVAAALLRPLFAAFAARLGWAGVVAGWLLTQALLVYLALSAAPNIEVDGFWPAFWGSWIYSALVSAGMWVVTAGDNSAVLAHLLRTTRSSRREALRTTVPGVVIIQIDGLSAPLARWAIQAGNLPALTRWIRSGSHRLAEWHAQLPATTPASQAGLLHGASAHVPAFRWLEKETGRLVVTNHPRDAEYVERGFSDGRGLLADGGVSLSNVFSGDAPVSLLTMSTVAREGARRGPTREVSTYLVDPFGLTRSLVLTIGEMIKEVFQARRQRARDIEPRVHRSASYVALRGVTNVLLRDLNLTLIAEHMMRGAPVIYCDFVDYDEIAHHAGPTRAESLASLDGIDWVLGTLEQVAADTPRPYHFVVLSDHGQSQGATFLQRHGLTLEALVRRLMSGEDADVAGAPENEQWGRVRALLTEISGERQVVGRLTSSMLEAHEEPAEPAPAEDVDLVVVASGNLGMVYLARERRRLTVEEIEARHPNLLTGLVAHPGIGFVMVRSASRGAVVLGRDGVHHLADGRVDGTDPLAAFGPYAAADLARHDTLPHVGDIVLNSPLDTSTDEVAAFEELVGCHGGLGGWQTRPVLIHPAAWPAPDEIIGADAVHRQLVRWLEDLGQRTRPAPPVR
- a CDS encoding MBL fold metallo-hydrolase, which codes for MSASLVFLGHSTVLLEIGGVRVLTDPVLRGRLLFLRRHAAPVAVGHYAEVDAVVLSHLHHDHCDLHSLALLGRDVRLIAPDGAEGFLRKRGFRRVVTLAAGQSHQVGPVTVTATPAVHDGRREPFGPRAAAVGYLVGDGQTVAYFAGDTDLFAGMRGLSPDLDLALIPVWGWGPNLGPGHLDPERAADAVALLRPRRAVPVHWGTLFPYGLRPFFADRLRSPARAFAAAVAARGLPTEVALLAPGSGLTWHP
- a CDS encoding CaiB/BaiF CoA-transferase family protein, coding for MSHEKAGPLAGVRVVELGGIGPGPFCGMILADLGADVVRVDRPAEHGGASMHPILHRGRRSITVDLKRPAGVELVLRLLDEADALIEGFRPGVTERLGLGPDACLARNPRLVYGRMTGWGQDGPLAQTPGHDINYIALAGALSAIGPRDGDPAVPLNLVGDMGGGGLLLALGITAALLAARQTGRGQVVDAAMTDGTAIQLALIHGLLRTGLWQEGREANLFDGGAPFYRTYRTADGGHLAVGCVEPQFYSAMLDVLGLADDPLLTGQHDRAAWPDMCARLGAVFATRTRGEWTAVFDGTQACVTPVLDFAEAASHPHNAARGTYRRTPDGLPEPGVAPRFLGTPPAEPRPAPEIGQDTDEVLRASGVDAAQLTALRAAGVIGGAVS